In a genomic window of Scyliorhinus torazame isolate Kashiwa2021f chromosome 5, sScyTor2.1, whole genome shotgun sequence:
- the LOC140421758 gene encoding uncharacterized protein produces the protein MEKPWKCGDCGKGFNCPSKLEYHRHSHTGERPFTCSLCGKGFTQLSNLLRHNLTHTNERPFKCSDCGNSFKSSQELMFHQRVHSGERPFTCIQCRKRFTQLSSLQKHQRIHTGERPFTCSQCGKRFTQLSHLQTHQQMHTGEKPFICSDCGKGFNRFSSLETHQRVHTGEKPYTCSQCGKEFTQLSSLQTHQQIHTGERPFTCSQCGKGFPRLSHLQTHQRVHTGERPFTCSQCGKGFTQLSHLQTHQRVHTGERAFTCSQCGKRFIHSSKLQSHQRVHTLEKLFTCAQCGKGFSELTSLQTHQRIHTEERSFTCSVCEKGFTRSTHLLRHQRVHE, from the coding sequence atggagaaaccttggaaatgtggggactgtgggaagggatttaactgcccatccaagctggaatatcatcgacacagtcacactggggagaggcccttcacctgctctttgtgtgggaagggattcactcagttatccaacctgctgagacacaatCTCACTCATACcaacgagagaccttttaaatgttctgactgtgggaatagCTTCAAAAGCTCTCAGGAACTGATgttccaccagcgagttcacagcggggagagaccattcacctgcattcagtgtagaaagagattcactcaattatccagtctgcagaaacaccagcgaattcacactggggagaggccattcacctgctctcagtgtgggaagagattcactcagttatcccacctgcagacacaccagcaaatgcacactggggagaagccattcatctgctctgactgtgggaagggatttaatcggTTTTCCAGTCtggagacacaccagcgagttcacactggggagaagccgtacacctgctctcagtgtgggaaggaattcactcagttatccagcctgcagacacaccagcaaatacatactggggagaggccgttcacctgctctcagtgtgggaagggattccctcggttatcccacctgcagacacaccagcgagttcacactggggagagaccgttcacttgctcacagtgtgggaaaggattcactcagttatcccacctgcagacgcaccagcgagttcacacgggggagagggcattcacctgctctcagtgtggaaagagaTTCATTCACTCATCCAAACTGCAGTCACACCAAAGAGTTCACACGTtggagaagctgttcacctgcgctcagtgtgggaagggattctctgagttaaccagcctgcagacacatcagcgaattcatactgaggagaggtcattcacttgctcagtgtgtgagaagggattcactcggtcaacacacctgctgagacaccagcgagtccacgAATGA